Sequence from the Bacteroidota bacterium genome:
TGCTAGGCCCCTACCACGACGCTGGGGTACGCCGCAAAATCAATATCAATCTGCCTCTTCGTCGCGCACCAGGCGGACGCCGCGCCCATCGCGGACGAGCTGCTGGCCTTCGGCGAGGGCGAAGTGCTCGACCTCCTCGCCGCCGTCGGCCCTCGTGCTGGCCGAGGTGGGTGCGGGCGTTGGCTGGCCGTCGCCCGCGGCGGGGTTGAAGTGGATGATCTGCTTCCAGCAGCGGGCGATGTTGTCGCCGAAGACCATCAGCAGGTCGCCGGGGTGGGCGAGACTGAGGCCGCGCAGGGTCGCCTCCTGCTCGTCGGGGACGACCTCGATCTGCTCACGGTCGACGCCGTTTTGGAGGAGCGTGTCGCGGAGCATCTCGGGGACCTCCTCGGGACCCCGCCCGCGCGGGTTGTCGTCGCGCTTGCAGACGAAGTGGTTGAAGTGGGGCGCGGCGATCTCCGCGATCTCGCGGATGTCCTCGTCGCGCCGGTCGCCGGGGGCGGCGAGGACACAGATGCGCCGGCCGGCGGTGTCCATCCGGCTCGCGGTCTGGCACATCGCCCGGACGGCGGCCGGGTTGTGGGCGTAGTCGAGGACGACCTTGAAGGGGTGCTCGTCGAAAATGTTGAGGCGGCCCGGCGCTTCATAGTAGCTCGTCGAGAACGTGCGGAGGCCGTGGCGGATCTGGTCGAGCGTCTGGCCCATCGCGTACGCCATCGCCGCGGCGAACATCGCGTTCTGGACGTTGTGGACGGCCTTGCCTTCGAGCGTCGCTGGGATGAGATGGGTCCAGACGAGTGGGAGGTGGGCCCCCTTCTCGAAGAGCGTGATCATTTCGCCGTTGATACCTTTTTCGAGGACGACGGCGTAGCCGCCCGAGCGGATGTGCTCGCGGACGAGCTCGTGGCCGGCGTCCATCGTGACATAGCACAGCGTCTCGGCCTCGGTATGGTTCGCCATGTCGAGGCAGCGCGGGTCGTCGGCGTTGAGGACGGCGCAGTCGGTGGCGACCTCGACCACGATCCGTTTGACCTCGGCGAGGTCGTCGAGCGTGTCGATGCCCTTGAGGCCGAGGTGGTCGGCGGCGATGTTGAGGACCGCACCGACGTTGCAGCGCGAGAGCCCGAGGCCGCTGCGGACGATCCCGCCGCGCGCCGTCTCCAGGATCGCCGTGTCGATCGTCGGGTCGCGGAGCACCATCCGCGTCGAGGCCGGGCCGGTCATGTCGCCCTTGACGCTCAGGTTGCCGTCGATGTAGACCCCGTCGGACGAAGTCATCCCGACGCGCGCGCCGGTCGACTTGAGGATGTGGGCGAGCATCCGCGTCGTCGTCGTCTTGCCGTTGGTGCCGGTGACGCAGGCGACGGGGACGCGGCTCGGCGTGCCGGGGGGGAAGAGCATGTCCATCACCGGCCCGGCCACGTCGCGCGGCGTGCCCTCGCTCGGGGCGACGTGCATGCGGAAGCCCGGCGCGGCGTTGACCTCGACGATCGCGCCCCCGATCTCGCGCCACGACTGCGTGATATCGTCCGAGAGAAAGTCGACGCCGCCCACGTCGAGCCCAACCGCCTGAACGGCGCGTACGGCCATCTCGCGGTTGTCCGGGTGGACCACGTCGGTCAGGTCGATGGCCGTGCCGCCGGTCGAGAGGTTGGCTGTCGAGCGGAGGTAGAAGGTCTCGCCGTCGGGGAGAACCGTGTCTTTCGTATGCCCGGCCTTCTCCATGAGGCGCTCGGCCTGCTCGTCGAACTGGAGCTTGGTCAGCACCTTCTCGTGCCCGACCCCCCGGCGCGGGTCCTCGTTGACGATCTCGACGAGCTGCTCGATGGTGTGCTCGCCGTCGCCCGTGACGTGGCCGGGGACGCGCTTCGCCACGGCTACGAGGTCGCCGTTGACGACGAGCATCCGGTGGTCGAAGCCCGTCACGAAGCGCTC
This genomic interval carries:
- the cphA gene encoding cyanophycin synthetase, which codes for MNVLSTDVYVGPNVYANFPVIRQIIDLGPLEDRPTGTLGDFPERLVEALPGLQEHGCSYGTEGGFIRRMTEDEGTWLGHVLEHVIIELQNIAGSDVTFGKTRSTDTPGEYTMVFAYKQREVGLEAARLGRQLVFHLLPDDLQQHFSSEIEEGFEWEEERDDFIRYAQRREFGPSTQSLVDAAEARDIPWIRLNKYSLVQLGYGKYQKRIQATITSETRHIAVEVSSDKEDTRNILSDLGLPVPEQHLVYSEREAVRAARRIGPPVVVKPLNANHGRGVSINLTTPDQVATGFRTAREAASSRGVLVERFVTGFDHRMLVVNGDLVAVAKRVPGHVTGDGEHTIEQLVEIVNEDPRRGVGHEKVLTKLQFDEQAERLMEKAGHTKDTVLPDGETFYLRSTANLSTGGTAIDLTDVVHPDNREMAVRAVQAVGLDVGGVDFLSDDITQSWREIGGAIVEVNAAPGFRMHVAPSEGTPRDVAGPVMDMLFPPGTPSRVPVACVTGTNGKTTTTRMLAHILKSTGARVGMTSSDGVYIDGNLSVKGDMTGPASTRMVLRDPTIDTAILETARGGIVRSGLGLSRCNVGAVLNIAADHLGLKGIDTLDDLAEVKRIVVEVATDCAVLNADDPRCLDMANHTEAETLCYVTMDAGHELVREHIRSGGYAVVLEKGINGEMITLFEKGAHLPLVWTHLIPATLEGKAVHNVQNAMFAAAMAYAMGQTLDQIRHGLRTFSTSYYEAPGRLNIFDEHPFKVVLDYAHNPAAVRAMCQTASRMDTAGRRICVLAAPGDRRDEDIREIAEIAAPHFNHFVCKRDDNPRGRGPEEVPEMLRDTLLQNGVDREQIEVVPDEQEATLRGLSLAHPGDLLMVFGDNIARCWKQIIHFNPAAGDGQPTPAPTSASTRADGGEEVEHFALAEGQQLVRDGRGVRLVRDEEAD